In Nocardioides sp. InS609-2, a single genomic region encodes these proteins:
- a CDS encoding L-aspartate oxidase, which produces MTDTTGVRRPAPELVPERLTAPDPGWTTQADVVVIGSGIAGLTAALGIHAEDGGLKLLVVTKDVLNAGSTQWAQGGIAAALGPGDTPDQHERDTLVAGAGACDIEAVRALVTEGPDAVRELIALGTNFDHHPDGELSLTREGGHHRDRIAHAGGDATGAEIQRALIAAVERAPEIEVIQHALAVDLLLAADGGVAGVTLHVLGEGQRDGVGAVHCRAVVLASGGLGQVFSQSTNPTVSTGDGMAIALRAGAVLRDLEFVQFHPTVMYLGPDSQGQQPLISEAVRGEGAFLVDFEGARFMQGQHELADLAPRDVVAKAITRRMIETGHQHMWLDATHLGPEFWEKRFPTILAVCREHGVDPVTELIPVAPAQHYASGGVATDLYGRSSIAGLYATGEVACSGVHGANRLASNSLLEGLVFSRRIAEVLPGELRERVSAASDDRLAWLVAGSHRRDLQDVMTRQVGVLRNDAGLQRAMTYLHELEAGDAVPGTDAWETTNLLAISTALAQAAFIRTETRGSHWREDFPDRDERAGHIDSWLEGGLIRSRWIPSPSTDPSETPAEVIA; this is translated from the coding sequence GTGACCGACACCACCGGCGTACGACGACCCGCGCCCGAGCTGGTCCCCGAGCGCCTCACCGCGCCCGACCCGGGCTGGACCACGCAGGCCGACGTGGTCGTCATCGGCTCCGGCATTGCCGGGTTGACCGCGGCTCTGGGGATCCACGCGGAGGACGGCGGGCTCAAGCTTCTGGTCGTCACCAAGGACGTGCTCAACGCCGGGTCGACGCAGTGGGCGCAGGGCGGCATCGCAGCAGCCCTCGGCCCGGGCGACACCCCCGACCAACACGAGCGCGACACCCTGGTCGCGGGAGCGGGCGCCTGCGACATCGAAGCCGTGCGGGCACTGGTGACCGAGGGTCCCGACGCCGTGCGCGAGCTGATCGCACTGGGCACCAACTTCGACCACCACCCCGACGGCGAGCTGTCGCTCACCCGCGAGGGCGGCCACCACCGCGACCGCATCGCGCACGCCGGTGGTGACGCCACGGGTGCCGAGATCCAGCGGGCACTGATCGCCGCGGTCGAGCGCGCCCCCGAGATCGAGGTCATCCAGCACGCCCTGGCCGTCGACCTCTTGTTGGCTGCTGACGGCGGCGTTGCCGGGGTGACGCTGCACGTGCTCGGCGAGGGCCAGCGCGACGGCGTGGGTGCGGTGCACTGTCGTGCGGTCGTCCTCGCGAGCGGCGGCCTCGGCCAGGTGTTCTCCCAGTCGACCAACCCCACTGTCTCGACGGGCGACGGCATGGCGATCGCGCTTCGCGCCGGCGCCGTACTCCGCGATCTCGAGTTCGTGCAGTTCCACCCGACCGTGATGTACCTCGGCCCCGACTCCCAGGGCCAGCAGCCGCTCATCTCGGAGGCGGTGCGAGGCGAGGGCGCGTTCCTGGTGGACTTCGAAGGCGCTCGTTTCATGCAGGGGCAGCACGAGCTCGCCGACCTCGCTCCCCGCGACGTGGTGGCCAAGGCCATCACCCGGCGGATGATCGAGACCGGCCATCAGCACATGTGGCTCGACGCGACGCATCTCGGCCCCGAGTTCTGGGAGAAGCGCTTCCCGACCATCCTGGCGGTGTGCCGCGAGCACGGAGTCGACCCCGTCACCGAGCTGATCCCGGTGGCACCCGCCCAGCACTACGCGTCCGGCGGGGTGGCGACCGATCTCTACGGGCGTTCCAGCATTGCGGGGCTCTACGCCACCGGTGAGGTCGCCTGCTCCGGAGTCCACGGCGCCAACCGGCTGGCCTCCAACTCATTGCTCGAGGGGCTCGTCTTCTCGCGGCGGATCGCCGAGGTGCTTCCGGGTGAGCTGCGCGAGCGGGTGTCCGCCGCCAGCGACGATCGCTTGGCCTGGCTGGTCGCCGGCTCGCACCGCCGCGACCTGCAGGACGTCATGACGCGCCAGGTCGGCGTACTCCGCAACGACGCCGGGCTGCAGCGGGCGATGACCTACCTTCACGAGCTGGAGGCCGGTGACGCCGTACCCGGCACCGACGCCTGGGAGACCACGAACCTGCTGGCCATCAGCACCGCGCTTGCCCAGGCCGCGTTCATCCGCACGGAGACGAGGGGCTCGCACTGGCGCGAGGACTTCCCCGACCGCGACGAGCGCGCCGGCCACATCGACAGCTGGCTCGAGGGTGGGCTGATCCGCTCCCGGTGGATCCCGTCGCCGTCGACCGACCCATCCGAGACACCAGCGGAAGTGATCGCATGA
- the nadC gene encoding carboxylating nicotinate-nucleotide diphosphorylase produces MNLTPYAALPASLLDELRAAALDPDRIYFDIVTALHEDLPAEAVDTTSVATISADATGQADFNAREEGVVAGLGVAALVFHVVMGDTVTITDRVADGTHVTPGARVMRVSGPTRGLLTAERTALNYASHLSGVATATSHWVAALDGTRAKVLDTRKTLPNWRALQKYAVRCGGGVNHRFGLADMAMVKDNHVIAAGGVVPALEAVRAAFPGLPVEVEVTDLDQLRELLDAGCDRILLDNMDSATMVEAVRITADRASLEASGGLTLERAREVAETGVDFISVGALTHSVIVFDLGMDLSDT; encoded by the coding sequence ATGAACCTCACGCCGTACGCCGCCCTGCCGGCGTCGCTGCTCGACGAGCTGCGCGCCGCAGCACTCGACCCCGATCGCATCTACTTCGACATCGTCACGGCTCTCCACGAAGACCTGCCCGCCGAGGCCGTCGACACCACCAGCGTCGCCACGATCTCTGCCGACGCGACGGGGCAAGCCGACTTCAACGCCCGCGAGGAGGGCGTGGTCGCCGGCCTCGGCGTCGCGGCGCTCGTCTTCCACGTCGTCATGGGCGACACCGTGACGATCACCGACCGGGTTGCCGACGGCACGCATGTCACGCCCGGCGCGCGTGTGATGAGGGTGTCCGGGCCGACCCGCGGCCTGCTGACGGCCGAGCGCACCGCGCTCAACTACGCCAGCCACCTCTCCGGCGTCGCCACCGCCACCTCCCACTGGGTCGCAGCCCTCGACGGCACGCGCGCCAAGGTGCTCGACACCCGCAAGACGCTGCCCAACTGGCGCGCCCTCCAGAAGTACGCCGTCCGCTGCGGCGGCGGCGTCAACCACCGCTTCGGCCTGGCCGACATGGCGATGGTGAAGGACAACCACGTCATCGCCGCCGGGGGAGTCGTGCCCGCGCTCGAGGCCGTGCGAGCCGCGTTCCCCGGGCTCCCCGTCGAGGTCGAGGTCACCGACCTCGACCAGCTCCGCGAGCTGCTCGATGCCGGCTGCGACCGGATCCTGCTCGACAACATGGACAGCGCCACCATGGTCGAGGCGGTGCGCATCACCGCCGATCGCGCCAGCCTCGAGGCATCTGGCGGCCTGACGCTCGAGCGGGCCCGCGAGGTCGCCGAGACCGGGGTCGACTTCATCTCCGTCGGCGCACTGACGCACTCGGTCATCGTGTTCGACCTCGGCATGGACCTGTCGGACACATGA